A stretch of the Perca flavescens isolate YP-PL-M2 chromosome 3, PFLA_1.0, whole genome shotgun sequence genome encodes the following:
- the ckmb gene encoding creatine kinase, muscle b gives MAKNCHNDLKMKYSVDEEFPDLSLHNNHMAKVLNKEIYGKLRGKSTPSGFTLDDVIQTGVDNPGHPFIMTVGCVAGDEESYEFFKDLLDPIISDRHGGYKPTDKHKTDLNFENLKGGDDLDPNYVLSSRVRTGRSIKGFTLPPHNSRGERRGIEKLSIEALSSLEGEFKGKYYPLSGMTDAEQEQLINDHFLFDKPVSPLLTCAGMARDWPDGRGIWHNDNKTFLVWVNEEDHLRVISMQLGGNMKEVFRRFCVGLQKIEEIFKKHNHGFMWNEHLGYILTCPSNLGTGLRGGVHVKLPKLSTHAKFEEILTRLRLQKRGTGGVDTASVGGVFDISNADRLGSSEVAQVQLVVDGVKLMVEMEKKLEKGESIDGMIPAQK, from the exons ATGGCGAAGAACTGTCATAATGACCTCAAGATGAAGTACTCCGTGGATGAGGAGTTCCCCGATCTGTCCCTGCACAACAACCACATGGCCAAG GTGCTGAACAAGGAGATCTATGGCAAGCTGAGGGGAAAGTCCACCCCAAGCGGCTTCACCCTGGATGACGTCATCCAGACTGGTGTTGACAACCCTG GTCACCCCTTCATCATGACCGTGGGTTGCGTTGCTGGTGATGAGGAATCCTATGAGTTCTTCAAGGATCTGCTGGACCCCATCATCTCCGACCGTCATGGCGGATACAAGCCCACCGACAAGCACAAGACCGACCTGAACTTCGAGAACCTGAAG GGTGGTGACGACCTGGACCCCAACTACGTGCTGTCCAGCCGTGTCCGTACCGGCCGCAGCATCAAGGGATTCACCCTGCCCCCCCACAATAGCCGTGGAGAGCGCAGAGGCATTGAGAAGCTGTCCATTGAGG CCCTGTCCAGCCTGGAGGGTGAGTTCAAGGGAAAGTACTACCCCCTGAGCGGCATGACCGACGCCGAGCAGGAGCAGCTGATCAATGATCACTTCCTGTTCGACAAGCCTGTGTCCCCCCTGCTGACCTGCGCTGGTATGGCCCGTGACTGGCCCGACGGCAGAGGCATCTg GCACAACGACAACAAGACCTTCCTGGTCTGGGTGAACGAGGAGGATCACCTGCGTGTCATCTCCATGCAGCTGGGAGGCAACATGAAGGAGGTCTTCAGACGCTTCTGCGTTGGCCTGCAGAAG ATTGAGGAGATCTTCAAGAAGCACAACCACGGCTTCATGTGGAACGAGCATCTGGGATACATCCTGACCTGCCCCTCCAACCTGGGAACCGGCCTGCGCGGTGGTGTGCACGTCAAGCTGCCCAAGCTCAGCACACACGCCAAGTTCGAGGAGATCCTGACCAGGCTGCGTCTGCAGAAGCGTGGcacag GCGGCGTGGACACAGCCTCTGTGGGTGGTGTGTTCGACATCTCCAACGCTGACCGTCTGGGCTCCTCCGAGGTGGCCCAGGTCCAGCTGGTGGTTGATGGTGTCAAGCTGATGGTTGAGATGGAGAAGAAGCTTGAGAAGGGAGAGTCCATCGATGGCATGATCCCCGCCCAGAAGTAA